The following proteins come from a genomic window of Rhodoligotrophos sp. CJ14:
- a CDS encoding IclR family transcriptional regulator, which translates to MIRAVSRALAIFDAFDEQHLSLSLQEIGERIAMPKATTFRLVNSLERGGFLVRLDNQQYCLSLKMVRLAGLVKSTIGIREVSRPVMIAVAKQTGETVTVNALSGHERICIDVIDTPSPLMTIVRPGEHLPLLHGATGKALLAYRTPEELDAIIKASPGGDRIDRKSLDEELKLVRERGYALTSGQRVQGITAIGVPLRDMKEEVHHSLALTGPSIRMDPRIEEFAQIMLAAGAEISSRLGSILSSRTIPHE; encoded by the coding sequence ATGATCCGCGCAGTAAGCCGGGCTCTGGCGATTTTCGACGCCTTTGACGAACAGCACCTCAGCCTGTCGCTCCAGGAAATCGGTGAGCGGATCGCCATGCCCAAAGCCACGACCTTCCGGCTGGTCAACAGCCTGGAACGGGGAGGCTTCCTGGTGAGGCTCGACAACCAGCAATATTGCCTGTCGCTGAAGATGGTGCGTCTGGCCGGCCTGGTGAAAAGCACGATCGGCATCCGCGAGGTGAGCCGTCCGGTGATGATAGCTGTGGCCAAGCAGACCGGCGAGACCGTGACGGTCAATGCATTATCAGGTCACGAGCGCATCTGTATCGACGTGATCGACACACCATCGCCGTTGATGACCATCGTCCGGCCGGGCGAGCATCTGCCGCTGCTACATGGCGCGACCGGCAAGGCCCTGCTGGCCTATCGCACGCCCGAAGAACTAGATGCCATCATCAAGGCCTCGCCCGGCGGCGATCGCATCGACCGCAAGAGCCTGGATGAGGAACTGAAGCTCGTGCGTGAGCGCGGCTATGCCTTGACCAGCGGCCAGCGCGTGCAGGGCATTACCGCGATCGGCGTTCCCTTGCGCGACATGAAGGAGGAAGTGCACCACTCCCTTGCCCTGACCGGCCCCAGCATCCGCATGGACCCGCGCATCGAGGAATTCGCCCAGATCATGCTGGCGGCCGGCGCCGAGATCTCGAGCCGGCTCGGATCGATCCTCTCATCGAGAACCATCCCCCATGAATGA
- a CDS encoding CoA transferase, translating into MNEAGALADLNIIETGVVTAYAGKLFADHGARVTLIEPPSGSPLRNHPPFQEGCSGPERSLHFDYMSAGKASIIADLDSKAGQAAFQAMLARTDIVLDDRHQSWWAQRGLAFADLSRDYPNLVWCAITPYGQTGPYQEFAGCDLTAMAMGGMAWLSGYEDGPIVSRGEIALRSASLYGAVVALVTALGREGRFHSRFIDISVQEVVALGTETAPQFYDLQSIIRGRNPEPQRQAGIGVYPCADGYVMVYAAEAGVGTGWTRLIEWMIASGIAAAQPMLAAEWATNAFKQTPAAKQAFAAAFQEFAQDRRKQDLFLEGQRRRIAIAPVNGPSEVLNDPHLQETGYFRALEIAEGRTLPCPGAPFHLSRTPGRMTGPAPRLGEHG; encoded by the coding sequence ATGAATGAAGCGGGCGCACTCGCTGATCTGAACATCATCGAAACCGGCGTGGTCACCGCCTATGCCGGCAAGCTGTTCGCAGATCACGGCGCCCGAGTGACCCTCATCGAGCCGCCGTCAGGCTCGCCCTTGCGCAATCATCCACCTTTCCAGGAAGGCTGTTCCGGGCCCGAACGCAGTCTGCACTTCGATTATATGAGCGCGGGCAAGGCCAGCATCATAGCCGATCTTGATAGCAAGGCCGGTCAGGCCGCGTTTCAGGCAATGCTTGCGCGCACCGATATCGTGCTCGATGACCGCCACCAGAGCTGGTGGGCGCAGCGTGGACTGGCCTTTGCCGATCTGAGCAGGGATTATCCTAACCTCGTCTGGTGCGCGATCACCCCCTATGGCCAGACCGGGCCATACCAGGAATTTGCCGGCTGCGATCTGACCGCCATGGCCATGGGTGGCATGGCCTGGCTCTCCGGCTATGAGGACGGCCCCATTGTCTCGCGCGGCGAGATCGCCTTGCGCAGCGCCTCGCTCTATGGCGCCGTGGTGGCGCTGGTCACCGCCCTGGGCCGCGAAGGACGCTTCCACAGCCGGTTCATCGACATATCCGTCCAGGAGGTTGTGGCGCTCGGCACCGAGACCGCGCCCCAGTTCTATGATCTGCAAAGCATCATCCGCGGCAGAAACCCGGAGCCCCAGCGCCAGGCCGGCATCGGTGTTTATCCCTGTGCCGATGGCTATGTTATGGTCTATGCGGCGGAAGCCGGCGTCGGCACGGGCTGGACCCGTCTCATCGAATGGATGATCGCCAGCGGCATCGCTGCGGCCCAGCCGATGCTTGCCGCGGAATGGGCGACCAATGCCTTCAAGCAGACGCCCGCGGCCAAGCAGGCTTTCGCGGCGGCCTTCCAGGAATTCGCGCAAGACCGGCGCAAGCAGGACCTGTTCCTCGAAGGTCAGCGCCGTCGCATCGCCATCGCCCCGGTCAATGGACCATCCGAGGTCCTCAACGACCCCCATCTTCAAGAAACCGGCTATTTCCGGGCGCTCGAGATCGCTGAGGGGAGAACCCTGCCATGTCCCGGCGCCCCCTTTCACCTATCGCGCACCCCCGGCCGCATGACAGGCCCGGCGCCCCGCCTTGGAGAGCACGGATGA
- a CDS encoding CaiB/BaiF CoA transferase family protein yields MSRAAPPLRDLRVLDFTWVGAGPFTTKLLADFGAEVVKVESRKRPDQLRKAEPLTGQRTLEESGYFANRNVNKKSLAIDLKHPDARTVVLALAKHCDVVINSFSPGVMERFGFSYEEIQAVRADVIYVSMPFGGDSGPYREFLGYGMNIAALVGLYAMGGRPGRWPVGTGTNFPDHIPNPLHAAFAILAALAERRRSGQGQRITLSQIDSTLAMFPDDLLDYAANGRLAEPGQVDDPDAAPHGVYPCLGEERWLALSVKGDAQFAALCCVMGEPGLATDPRFRNVAGRKAHLDKLDATITAWTARHDAQALMGQLQSVGIAAGIVQNAEDLLVRDPHLKARGFWQYLEHPVMQRSVYHGVPAQIGGLSNRYQSPAPLLGQHNDELPALTGLSPDLIAELAAKGVFQ; encoded by the coding sequence ATGAGCCGCGCTGCACCGCCCCTGCGCGATTTGCGGGTGCTCGACTTCACCTGGGTCGGGGCCGGACCCTTCACCACGAAGCTGCTGGCCGATTTTGGCGCCGAGGTGGTGAAGGTCGAATCACGCAAGCGGCCAGACCAGCTGCGCAAGGCCGAGCCGCTGACCGGCCAGCGCACGCTCGAGGAAAGCGGCTATTTCGCCAACCGCAACGTGAACAAGAAGAGCCTCGCCATCGACTTGAAACATCCGGACGCCCGGACCGTGGTGCTCGCCCTGGCCAAGCACTGTGATGTTGTGATCAACTCCTTCTCACCCGGCGTGATGGAGCGTTTCGGCTTTAGCTACGAGGAGATCCAGGCGGTTCGCGCTGACGTCATCTATGTCAGCATGCCTTTTGGTGGGGATAGCGGGCCTTATCGGGAATTTCTCGGCTATGGCATGAACATCGCCGCCTTGGTCGGCCTTTATGCCATGGGTGGACGCCCCGGCCGTTGGCCGGTCGGCACCGGCACCAACTTCCCCGACCATATCCCGAACCCGCTTCATGCCGCCTTCGCCATTCTGGCAGCTCTCGCCGAGCGTCGCCGCAGCGGGCAGGGGCAGAGGATCACCCTATCGCAGATCGACAGCACCCTCGCCATGTTTCCTGACGACCTGCTCGATTATGCCGCCAATGGCCGGCTTGCTGAGCCAGGTCAGGTTGATGATCCCGACGCCGCTCCCCATGGCGTCTATCCCTGTCTGGGCGAGGAGCGTTGGTTGGCCCTGTCGGTGAAGGGGGATGCACAATTCGCGGCCCTATGCTGCGTCATGGGCGAGCCAGGACTTGCCACCGATCCGCGCTTCAGGAATGTCGCCGGCCGCAAGGCCCACCTCGACAAACTCGATGCGACGATTACCGCTTGGACCGCGAGGCACGATGCCCAAGCCCTGATGGGACAGCTGCAATCAGTCGGCATTGCCGCGGGGATCGTGCAGAATGCGGAGGACCTGCTTGTCCGCGATCCCCACCTGAAGGCGCGCGGTTTCTGGCAATATCTCGAGCACCCGGTGATGCAGCGCAGTGTCTATCACGGCGTGCCGGCTCAGATCGGCGGCCTTTCGAACCGCTACCAGTCGCCCGCACCGCTGCTCGGGCAGCACAATGACGAGCTTCCGGCGCTCACCGGCCTTTCGCCTGACCTGATCGCCGAGCTTGCCGCCAAGGGCGTGTTCCAATGA
- a CDS encoding acyl-CoA dehydrogenase family protein: MNFDLPEHVAMIRDTVHRFAIEELRPLEPLVLRREAERGFTDRPLLPLEVEADLQAKARQIGLYGIDVPQDYGGQDLGALAKCVVIEQLKHAIVPFVPPPDSPNLHLLRSLCRGEQIERYFLPYAHGEKRSCLALTEPSAGSDAGAIRTSAERRNGRWILNGTKTFISHARNADFLIVIALTDPAKRNHGGMTAFLVDRDTPGLSIPSTFPMIGEYCPYEVVLDNVELAEEQVLGEVGDAFGPLQRRLGVRRMEIAARCLGFAARCIEMMIEQANSRTTFGRPLADRQTIQWWIADSYQELEMVRLLTYRLASRLDRGDADLRTEASMVKVQGTEMIARVVDRAIQAFGGMGVSKELPLEYIYRVVRVYRIVEGPSEIHRWVIARDLLKHGLPAA; encoded by the coding sequence ATGAATTTCGATCTGCCCGAGCATGTGGCCATGATCCGCGACACGGTGCACCGCTTTGCGATCGAGGAGCTGCGCCCGCTCGAGCCTCTCGTTCTGCGTCGCGAGGCCGAGCGCGGCTTCACCGATAGACCACTGCTGCCGCTGGAGGTCGAAGCTGATTTACAGGCGAAGGCCAGGCAAATCGGCCTCTATGGTATCGATGTGCCGCAGGACTATGGCGGCCAGGATTTGGGGGCCCTTGCCAAATGCGTGGTCATCGAGCAGCTCAAGCACGCGATCGTACCCTTTGTTCCCCCACCCGACAGCCCCAACCTGCATCTGCTGAGATCGCTTTGCCGGGGCGAGCAGATCGAGCGCTATTTCCTCCCCTATGCCCACGGCGAAAAGCGCTCATGCCTTGCCCTCACCGAGCCTTCGGCGGGCTCGGACGCCGGGGCCATCCGCACCAGCGCCGAGCGCCGCAATGGCCGCTGGATCCTGAACGGCACCAAGACCTTCATCAGCCATGCCCGTAACGCCGATTTCCTCATCGTCATCGCCCTGACCGACCCCGCCAAGCGCAACCACGGCGGCATGACCGCCTTCCTGGTCGATCGTGACACACCTGGCCTGTCGATCCCCTCGACCTTCCCGATGATCGGCGAATATTGCCCTTATGAGGTTGTGCTCGACAATGTGGAGCTCGCAGAAGAGCAGGTGCTGGGCGAGGTGGGTGATGCTTTCGGGCCGCTGCAGCGCCGCCTTGGCGTGCGGCGCATGGAGATTGCTGCAAGATGCCTTGGCTTTGCCGCCCGTTGCATCGAGATGATGATCGAGCAGGCGAACAGCCGCACCACCTTCGGACGCCCGCTCGCAGATCGTCAAACCATTCAATGGTGGATCGCCGACAGCTATCAGGAGCTGGAAATGGTGCGTCTGCTCACCTACCGGCTCGCTTCGCGCCTTGATCGGGGTGATGCCGACCTGCGCACCGAGGCCTCCATGGTCAAGGTACAGGGCACCGAAATGATCGCCCGCGTGGTTGACCGCGCTATCCAGGCCTTTGGCGGCATGGGAGTGAGCAAGGAACTGCCGCTCGAATATATCTATCGGGTGGTGCGGGTCTATCGCATCGTCGAGGGGCCGAGCGAGATCCATCGCTGGGTGATCGCCCGCGATCTCCTGAAACATGGATTGCCTGCCGCATGA
- a CDS encoding enoyl-CoA hydratase/isomerase family protein has protein sequence MTIDVVHEDQVSLITINRPEARNALDPATARALYEALAAFEQDENRRVAIITGAGDKAFCAGADLRAALDPDVTLAQRALSPGDASLVRDPGLTKPVIAAVNGYALGGGFELALICDIRIASTNASFGLTEVTVGSMPGSGGTQRLPRIIPPGTAMHLALTGERIDAAEAYRIGLITRMTKPEMLLDEARAIAARIAANAPLSVRAVKQAIRNGQDMPLAQGLAYERNLFNLLRESEDRMEGRRAFAEKRKPVFRGR, from the coding sequence ATGACCATCGATGTCGTTCATGAGGACCAGGTGAGCCTCATCACCATCAACCGGCCCGAGGCGCGCAACGCGCTCGACCCCGCTACGGCACGGGCCCTCTATGAGGCGCTCGCCGCCTTTGAGCAGGATGAGAACCGCCGCGTGGCGATCATCACCGGCGCGGGCGACAAGGCCTTCTGTGCGGGCGCTGATCTGCGCGCCGCGCTCGATCCGGATGTGACCCTGGCCCAGCGCGCGCTCAGTCCTGGGGACGCAAGCCTCGTGCGCGATCCTGGTCTTACCAAGCCTGTCATCGCCGCGGTGAACGGCTATGCGCTCGGCGGCGGTTTCGAGCTCGCGCTCATCTGCGATATCCGCATCGCCTCCACCAATGCGAGCTTTGGCCTCACCGAAGTGACCGTCGGCAGCATGCCCGGCAGTGGCGGCACCCAGCGCCTGCCGCGGATCATCCCACCGGGGACGGCCATGCATCTCGCGCTCACCGGCGAGCGGATTGATGCGGCCGAGGCCTATCGTATCGGCCTCATCACCCGTATGACCAAGCCGGAGATGCTGCTGGATGAGGCCCGCGCCATTGCCGCACGGATTGCGGCGAATGCGCCGCTCTCGGTGCGCGCCGTCAAGCAGGCGATCCGCAATGGTCAGGACATGCCTTTGGCGCAAGGCCTCGCCTATGAGCGCAATCTCTTCAACCTGCTGCGCGAGAGCGAAGACCGGATGGAAGGCCGCCGGGCCTTTGCCGAGAAGCGCAAGCCCGTGTTCCGGGGACGATGA